A genome region from Streptomyces sp. S4.7 includes the following:
- a CDS encoding PstS family phosphate ABC transporter substrate-binding protein, protein MNISTSLRRARVPLALSAAVLLAASACGGADAGTSGGDGDKLAGNVKVDGSSTVAPLSTAAAQLFQAENAGVKVTVGTSGTGGGFEKFCAGETDIANASRPVKDEETALCDREGISFEEFTVANDGLSVVVSKDNDFADCLTVEQLKKIWEPGSKVNNWNQVDPQFPDQKMELFGAGTDSGTFDYFTDAINGEEGASRTDYNPSEDDNVTVRGVSGSKGGMGYFGLSYFEENKDKLKALEIDGGDGCVAPTVQTVQDGTYKPLSRPLFIYPKATSLDKPEVEAFVEFYVENNADIAEKSQFVPLNTTQEAELKKDLATLREQHKS, encoded by the coding sequence GTGAACATATCCACTTCGTTGCGCCGGGCCAGGGTTCCGCTGGCTCTATCGGCTGCTGTGCTGCTGGCCGCGAGTGCGTGCGGCGGTGCCGACGCCGGCACTTCCGGTGGTGACGGCGACAAGCTCGCCGGCAACGTCAAGGTCGACGGCTCCAGCACGGTCGCCCCGCTGTCCACCGCCGCGGCTCAGCTCTTCCAGGCCGAGAACGCGGGCGTCAAGGTCACCGTGGGCACGTCCGGCACCGGCGGCGGCTTCGAGAAGTTCTGTGCCGGGGAAACCGACATCGCCAACGCGTCGCGGCCGGTCAAGGACGAGGAGACGGCGCTCTGTGACAGGGAGGGCATCAGCTTCGAGGAGTTCACTGTCGCCAATGACGGTCTGTCCGTCGTGGTGAGCAAGGACAACGACTTCGCGGACTGCCTGACCGTCGAGCAGCTGAAGAAGATCTGGGAGCCGGGCTCCAAGGTCAACAACTGGAACCAGGTCGACCCGCAGTTCCCGGACCAGAAGATGGAGCTGTTCGGAGCCGGCACGGACTCGGGCACCTTCGACTACTTCACCGACGCCATCAACGGTGAGGAAGGCGCTTCGCGCACCGACTACAACCCGAGCGAGGACGACAACGTCACCGTCCGCGGTGTGTCGGGCTCCAAGGGCGGCATGGGCTACTTCGGCCTCTCCTACTTCGAGGAGAACAAGGACAAGCTCAAGGCCCTTGAGATCGACGGCGGCGACGGGTGCGTCGCGCCCACCGTCCAGACGGTGCAGGACGGCACGTACAAGCCGCTCAGTCGCCCTCTGTTCATCTACCCCAAGGCGACGTCCCTGGACAAGCCGGAGGTTGAGGCGTTCGTCGAGTTCTACGTCGAGAACAACGCCGACATCGCGGAGAAGTCGCAGTTCGTGCCGCTGAACACGACACAGGAAGCTGAACTGAAGAAGGACCTCGCAACCCTGCGGGAGCAGCACAAGTCATGA
- the pstC gene encoding phosphate ABC transporter permease subunit PstC, which yields MSSSLSGRRTASGSPGFLKRSQPRYGEKVIKVLLVAASMVSVLTTVGIVIALIPPAGEFFGKVDFGEFITGTNWSPLFKPPHFGVLPLVGGTLMVTLIALLVAVPLGLGAAVYLSEYADRRVRTVFKPLLEVLAGIPTVVYGFFALKAITPMLQDIWPAGDGPQIFNALAAGFVMGIMIIPTIASLAEDSMSAVPRALRDGAFALGSSRMQVSTRVVFPAALSGIVAAVVLGISRALGETMIVAIAAGGQPNLSFNPLEGMQTMTAFIAAAGIGDLPTGSTGYQTIFAVGSLLFVMTLVMNLLSIRLVRKYREVYE from the coding sequence ATGAGCTCCTCCCTCAGCGGGCGGCGTACCGCTTCGGGAAGCCCCGGCTTCCTGAAGCGGTCCCAGCCGCGCTACGGCGAGAAGGTCATCAAGGTCCTCCTGGTGGCCGCCTCCATGGTCTCGGTGCTGACCACGGTCGGCATCGTCATCGCCCTGATCCCCCCGGCCGGCGAGTTCTTCGGCAAGGTCGACTTCGGCGAGTTCATCACCGGCACCAACTGGTCACCGCTGTTCAAGCCCCCGCACTTCGGGGTCCTGCCGCTGGTCGGCGGCACTCTGATGGTCACGCTCATCGCGTTGCTCGTCGCGGTACCGCTGGGACTGGGCGCGGCCGTGTATCTGAGTGAATACGCCGACCGCCGGGTGCGCACGGTCTTCAAACCGCTGCTGGAAGTGCTCGCCGGCATCCCCACCGTGGTCTACGGCTTCTTCGCCCTGAAGGCCATCACCCCAATGTTGCAGGACATCTGGCCCGCCGGGGACGGCCCGCAGATCTTCAACGCCCTGGCCGCCGGGTTCGTCATGGGCATCATGATCATCCCGACGATCGCCTCGCTCGCCGAGGACTCCATGAGCGCCGTACCCCGCGCCCTGCGTGACGGCGCGTTCGCGCTCGGCTCCTCGCGCATGCAGGTGTCCACGCGCGTGGTGTTCCCGGCCGCGCTGTCCGGCATCGTCGCCGCTGTCGTGCTGGGCATCTCCCGGGCACTGGGCGAAACGATGATCGTCGCGATCGCCGCCGGCGGCCAGCCGAATCTGTCCTTCAACCCGCTGGAGGGCATGCAGACCATGACCGCGTTCATCGCCGCGGCCGGTATCGGCGACCTGCCCACCGGCTCGACCGGCTACCAGACGATCTTCGCCGTGGGTTCCCTGCTGTTCGTGATGACCCTGGTGATGAACCTGCTCAGCATCCGTCTGGTGCGTAAGTACCGCGAGGTGTACGAATGA